A stretch of Halichondria panicea chromosome 1, odHalPani1.1, whole genome shotgun sequence DNA encodes these proteins:
- the LOC135343360 gene encoding uncharacterized protein LOC135343360: MGAYGSKQLLEDMERLHSNDPTLTALNYEHSGLGDDAAKQLAKALVGNHVLRRLRLGGCNLTSSGIHSVCRSLCDNRVVPARIRKLELGTSSTDSHSLPVGNPLGDNGARSLALLLEQCSSLRHLTLSSCNIGDEGTVILAGALRKNHTLTTLDLGHNSISDLGVEQIGNALAINSSLKGLSLWKNRLFHSGAEALAHALATNTTLQWLGLGCNHVGDEGVKALAIALLSNAQYSSLTWLGLGGNEISDRGVEHIAVAIMAQRNHAADETDGIDGETSSQASLTEQIRGGGLRPMLELGVTPSHVSIAVGDDEISEETPDSAGCDDDVERSTHCIPLESIGLGGNQITCAGATMLASGLKTNTRLLSLGLADNRIGDSGATALAELLRYTDTLQKLILSGNDIHDDGGSTLIASLSQNTSLTSLYLAENPLGDGVGVRCEEVIGKHNHSLRVLDLHDTRLSSPALTSLFEMMQKQGVLQSLGLRGIPHSVAPPTQNMMEGTTAPPTLYRQNIVSTTVAPSQRHTTLEALGSLPLPDESAQTMVVTQAHSRTRRGSISQYIKKKLSKSSSHSRGFRVPEDTPSSHNHHRTNHRSTQPIELLPLTEEDPTSFPDGPSHMTYTESKMGSAGPSPNKEGVNKGEIRRASSRLSREQMEYEGPHPQPHPTGTMHRSETVERIAGITNRDTILTSPEHGEMKPVKEQWVTALRMRVGMLKMGGFLHSGFNALQTAESANERPIAATLPSNLSKNRISAPSPPDSTRVRLQLVMEELGSDYINASFVGSPGHPKSYIVTQSPTVDTVGDMWRMVWEQRVCVIVVLTCEGEVVQWWPEEGTRQTHPLVVGREWTQGPLNVTTTSESVSMTNPDLLVRSCDLHSSADNERETVTMYHYTAWPQNSAPSSVGHVADMYHNMLKSRLQQTVSSPVLVVSAMGGGRSGCFAAVAIAHELMVSPDPNPPVWDYQDPNILDQVIRGIRMCRPGLVETAHQYEACHLILEGVLSGPPRGGKGGKNKKGEGRKWNPFRKKSLGNKERLVEEVDLDDTLLF, from the exons ATGGGTGCCTATGGGTCCAAGCAGCTACTGGAAGACATGGAAAGGCTGCATAGCAACGACCCCACTCTTACAGCCCTAAACTACGAGCACAGCGGCCTGGGGGATGATGCGGCGAAGCAATTGGCAAAGGCCCTAGTCGGCAACCACGTTCTGCGGAGACTACGGCTGGGAGGCTGCAACCTGACCTCCAGCGGTATACACAGTGTGTGCAGGTCCCTGTGTGATAATAGAGTGGTACCTGCTCGCATTAGAAAGCTGGAATTG GGTACTAGCTCTACTGATAGCCACTCTCTGCCTGTGGGCAACCCTCTGGGGGACAATGGAGCAAGGAGTCTAGCTCTG CTATTGGAACAGTGCAGCTCCCTCCGTCACCTCACTCTCTCCTCATGTAACATCGGGGACGAGGGGACAGTCATATTAGCGGGGGCACTGCGGAAAAACCACACCCTCACGACCCTTGACCTCGGCCATAACTCAATCAGTGATTTAGGAGTGGAGCAGATTGGGAACGCTCTCGCAATCAACTCATCTTTAAAGGGACTCTCGTTGTGGAAGAACAGGTTGTTTCATTCTGGAGCAGAGGCTTTGGCGCATGCACTGGCTACCAATACCACTCTGCAGTGGTTAGGG ctCGGCTGTAATCACGTTGGTGATGAAGGGGTTAAAGCTCTGGCTATAGCACTACTCTCCAATGCTCAGTACTCTAGTCTCACTTGGCTGGGTCTAGGGGGTAACGAGATATCCGACAGGGGGGTGGAGCATATTGCCGTGGCAATCATGGCTCAGCGGAACCATGCAGCTGATGAAACTGATGGAATCGATGGCG AAACCTCAAGTCAGGCAAGTTTAACTGAGCAGATTCGTGGTGGTGGTTTACGTCCGATGCTTGAGCTAGGAGTCACCCCGTCCCACGTCAGCATTGCCGTGGGTGATGACGAGATATCGGAGGAGACCCCCGACTCTGCCGGTTGTGATGATGATGTTGAGAGGAGCACTCATTGCATACCTCTGGAGAGTATAGGATTGGGAGGCAATCAGATCACATGTGCTGGTGCCACCATGTTGGCTAGCGGACTGAAGACTAATACAC GATTGCTCAGTCTTGGTTTAGCGGACAACAGGATTGGAGACAGTGGAGCCACTGCACTGGCCGAGTTGCTAAGATACACGGACACGCTCCAGAAGCTGATCCTCTCtggtaatgatattcacgacGATGGCGGGAGCACTTTAATAGCTTCCCTGTCCCAGAACACCTCCCTCACATCACTCTATCTGGCAGAG AACCCGCTCGGAGATGGTGTGGGCGTGAGGTGTGAGGAGGTGATCGGGAAGCACAATCATTCCCTGAGGGTATTGGACCTCCATGATACACGACTGTCCTCTCCTGCACTCACTAGT tTATTTGAGATGATGCAGAAACAAGGGGTGTTACAATCACTCGGACTGAGGGGAATCCCCCATTCtgtagccccgcccactcaaaACATGATGGAAGGAACGACAGCTCCGCCCACACTCTACAGACAGAACATTGTCTCTACCACCGTAGCTCCGTCACAGAG ACACACCACCCTGGAGGCACTAGGTTCCCTCCCCTTACCTGACGAGAGTGCACAGACGATGGTGGTCACTCAGGCGCACAGTCGCACGCGCAGAGGGTCCATCTCACAATATATAAAGAAAAAACTATCGAAGAGCTCCAGTCACAGTAGAGGCTTCCGGGTGCCAG AGGACACACCTAGCTCACATAACCATCACAGGACAAATCACCGATCG ACACAGCCTATTGAACTACTACCGTTGACGGAAGAAGACCCCACTTCTTTTCCCGACGGCCCTAGTCACATGACCTATACTGAGAGCAAAATGGGCAGTGCTGGTCCATCCCCAAATAAGGAAGGAGTCAACAAAGGAGAGATTAGAAGAGCATCCAGTCGATTAAGCCGAGAGCAAATG GAGTATGAAGGGCCACACCCACAGCCACACCCCACTGGCACCATGCATCGCTCTGAGACAGTGGAGCGTATCGCAGGTATCACCAACCGTGACACCATCCTAACATCCCCTGAGCATGGGGAGATGAAGCCAGTCAAGGAACAATGG gtgacgGCACTACGAATGAGAGTGGGGATGCTCAAAATGGGTGGGTTCCTACACAGCGGCTTCAACGCCCTCCAaacagctgagtcagcaaacgAGCGGCCGATAGCAGCCACCCTCCCCAGCAACCTGAGCAAGAACAGGATATCCGCCCCCTCACCCCCGGACTCTACCAGAGTCAGACTACAGCTGGTGATGGAAGAGCTGGGATCAGACTACATCAATGCTAG TTTTGTTGGTTCGCCCGGCCATCCCAAGAGTTACATAGTAACGCAATCCCCGACAGTGGACACGGTGGGGGACATGTGGCGTATGGTGTGGGAGcagcgtgtgtgtgtaatagTTGTGCTCACgtgtgagggggaggtggTCCAGTGGTGGCCGGAGGAGGGGACAAGGCAGACCCACCCCCTCGTTGTGGGTAGAGAATGGACACAAG GTCCGCTCAATGTCACTACCACAAGCGAGAGTGTCTCCATGACGAACCCTGACCTCCTAGTACGGTCATGTGACCTGCACAGCTCGGCAGATAACGAGCGAGAGACAGTTACCATGTACCACTATACGGCATGGCCACAAAACTCCGCCCCTTCCTCTGTGGGACATGTAGCCGACATGTATCACAACATGCTCAAATCAAGACTGCAGCAAACAGTCAGCTCT cctgTGTTGGTGGTGAGTGCTATGGGAGGAGGGAGGTCTGGTTGCTTTGCTGCCGTGGCGATTGCTCATGAGCTCATGGTATCACCTGACCCGAACCCTCCAGTCT
- the LOC135330773 gene encoding uncharacterized protein LOC135330773 — MQSIMNSSSEYSGATSEDDSLSRSLSDSVTSSPPAVIEQDQPRPKRAYRPSTKLRDNVENIKTALLDQSRIAIVKCSQTGSQHKTKLSELSTDSGETLTLEHFTKGSNLMLKYKGKEYAVQFVHFKDESDKENIEKRKEKGKQPQKGRRGPRQRENEVQGLPRKLNTSETLNLLTNAQKKRKLDDSVRSDKKREEAMITTPVRTDKANRVENPLGEVLEKLNRMENTLAELVTLLKASPQQSGVVVKAEQSEDEIINGRNVMRLPARDAYAFALLLMDAIFSKEELSVSLLYKSDKSKKPGLDEEKVKHMMRLVEKRFGEEGWNEKTLISKANQKCRDSKPIVIN, encoded by the exons ATGCAGTCCATCATGAACTCAAGTTCAGAATACTCTGGCGCTACCAGCGAAGATGACTCTCTATCTCGGTCCCTCTCAGACTCGGTTACCAGCTCACCTCCAGCGGTGATAGAGCAAGATCAGCCAAGGCCTAAGAGAGCATACAGACCCTCTACTAAGCTAAGAGATAATGTTGAAAATATCAAGACAGCACTTTTAGACCAGTCAA GGATTGCTATTGTGAAGTGTTCACAAACTGGCAGTCAGCACAAAACTAAGCTCAGCGAGTTGTCAACAGACAGTGGTGAAACACTCACTCTGGAACATTTTACAAAGGGTAGCAACTTGATGCTCAAATACAAGGGGAAGGAGTATGCGGTTCAATTTGTTCATTTTAAAG ATGAAAGTGACAAGGAGAATATAGAAAAGCGAAAAGAAAAGGGGAAACAGCCACAAAAAGGTCGACGAGGCCCACGTCAGCGTGAAAACGAGGTGCAGGGTCTGCCAAGAAAACTAAACACTTCTGAGACACTGAACCTTCTAACAAATGCTCAAAAGAAGCGAAAGCTTGATGACTCGGTTCGTAGTGACAAAAAGCGAGAAGAAGCTATGATTACAACTCCTGTTCGTACTGACAAG GCTAACCGAGTAGAAAACCCTTTGGGAGAGGTACTAGAAAAGCTCAACCGGATGGAAAACACGTTGGCTGAGCTTGTGACACTCCTGAAAGCCTCTCCACAGCAATCTGGTGTGGTGGTGAAGGCTGAGCAGTCGGAGGATGAAATT ATAAATGGTCGGAATGTGATGCGATTGCCAGCAAGGGATGCTTACGCTTTCGCTCTCCTGCTTATGGATGCCATATTTTCAAAAGAAGAGTTGTCCGTATCTCTCTTATACAAGTCAGACAAAAGCAAGAAGCCAGGTCTGGATGAGGAAAAGGTGAAACACATGATGAGGCTGGTGGAAAAGAGATTTGGTGAAGAAGGATGGAATGAAAAAACATTGATTTCTAAAGCAAACCAAAAGTGCCGGGATTCTAAACCTATTGTTATAAATTAA
- the LOC135330772 gene encoding uncharacterized protein LOC135330772: MATPSRTRTHYRRYLRDASAPIPRSTLLRYKKLASNKSVPNPLQDINLPPASSPALSMPPSSPTPPSSPALSSPLSTPTSSPHSTPTSSPALSTPTSSPALSTPTSSPALSTPSSSPPSSSPLSTPPTHSKLLYPGANVTVFEALCAIMQFCTSFKLSYTAIGALLTLLIFISPEQNLIPPTLYKLKRFFERQTPVHSHKKICMTCDANKEECTCENLHSPTADLVHLNITKSVEAVLSKNSNSLIQLPELSTDDENLSDVWDGAVLREGVISGKFSGGDRLALSMSTDGVPIFKSSTVSMWPVFLVILNLPAIIRTNAENVILSAIWIGPSKPNMKRLLQPLASQIDKLRVFVNTFQGPTRFKASVVLAIFDLPAKAAALCAKQFNGQYGCSVCLHPGKRMPNKTLIYPPDTVYPLRSHTEVVSNATEAEAGQQPVNGILGISPLTSMINLVDSVPVDYMHAVLEGVTRWLTKSWFNSANHEEPYYLGRKSADIDNELLKQTPPHEFSRPPRSIQKHLAYWKASELRTWLLYYSLPLLIDYLPSLFWHHYGLLVCAIHIMLGGRITQDEVNCAEQMLIDFCVLLPELYGDRSCTANAHQILHLAKYVRLWGPLWTHSLFGFENKNGHLKHLFHGKSQIANQLLFNVDVSYTLQLTSVCNPQRKNMTKLSENTYIVGRLVASKLTSEQSLVLCRTGTVQVFFRLFKNGVIFHCRKYSRALTGKRRNTHCCFVSNGAEEFGEIELFIYGTEPCALIRKNIPFSSTLLHMTGNPSRAILSTYMQADLLNNYIVPVDVSTSHSLEVVSLSNILSKAVFVNAFNRSYCVKQPNTLERH, translated from the exons ATGGCTACTCCATCAAGAACAAGAACCCACTATAGGAGGTACCTGAGGGATGCTTCAGCTCCAATACCTAGATCAACCCTCTTACGCTATAAGAAGTTAGCAAGCAATAAGTCAG TGCCAAACCCGTTGCAAGACATCAACCTGCCACCCGCATCTTCACCAGCACTCTCCATGCCCCCATCTTCACCAACACCCCCTTCTTCACCAGCCCTATCTTCACCACTCTCCACGCCCACATCTTCACCACACTCCACGCCCACATCTTCACCAGCACTCTCCACGCCCACATCTTCACCAGCACTCTCCACGCCCACATCTTCACCAGCACTCTCCACACCCTCGTCTTCACCGCCCTCATCTTCACCACTCTCCACGCCACCAACCCATTCAAAACTTCTGTATCCAGGTGCAAACGTCACTGTTTTTGAAGCATTATGTGCCATCATGCAATTCTGTACGTCCTTCAAGTTGTCATATACTGCAATAGGAGCACTTCTAACTCTATTGATATTCATCTCCCCCGAGCAAAACCTAATACCTCCCACCCTCTACAAATTGAAAAGGTTTTTCGAAAGACAAACTCCTGTTCACAGCCATAAGAAAATCTGCATGACTTGTGACGCGAACAAGGAAGAGTGTACCTGTGAAAATCTCCATTCACCTACTGCCGACTTAGTGCATTTGAACATTACAAAATCTGTGGAGGCAGTATTATCAA AAAACTCTAATTCACTCATTCAACTGCCTGAACTATCAACTGACGACGAAAACTTGAGTGATGTTTGGGATGGAGCTGTATTACGTGAGGGAGTAATTTCAGGTAAATTCTCTGGTGGGGATCGTCTTGCCCTTTCGATGTCTACTGATGGTGTCCCTATCTTTAAGTCGTCAACTGTCAGTATGTGGCCAGTGTTCTTGGTGATCCTTAACCTCccagctataattagaacaaatGCTGAAAATGTGATATTGTCAGCAATTTGGATAGGTCCCTCAAAGCCGAACATGAAACGCCTCTTACAACCCCTAGCAAGTCAAATTGATAAACTTCGCGTTTTTGTAAATACTTTTCAAGGACCTACACGTTTTAAAGCATCAGTTGTGTTGGCAATATTTGATTTACCTGCAAAAGCTGCAGCTTTGTGTGCCAAACAGTTTAATGGCCAGTATGGCTGCTCTGTTTGTCTCCATCCAGGCAAAAGAATGCCGAATAAAACACTCATATACCCGCCGGATACAGTTTACCCTCTGAGATCGCACACTGAAGTCGTTAGTAATGCTACAGAAGCTGAAGCTGGTCAGCAACCAGTCAATGGCATTTTGGGGATATCTCCGCTCACATCTATGATCAACTTAGTCGATTCTGTACCTGttgactacatgcatgcagttttgGAAGGCGTAACACGGTGGCTGACTAAGTCTTGGTTTAATTCTGCTAACCACGAAGAACCATACTACCTTGGACGTAAGAGTGCTGACATAGACAATGAACTTCTAAAACAAACTCCCCCTCATGAATTCAGTCGCCCCCCCAGGTCTATTCAGAAACATCTTGCGTACTGGAAAGCGTCAGAACTACGCACATGGCTTTTGTATTACTCTCTACCTCTGCTCATTGACTACCTGCCATCACTTTTCTGGCACCACTATGGACTGTTGGTGTGTGCGATTCACATTATGTTGGGGGGTAGGATAACACAAGATGAAGTCAATTGTGCTGAGCAAATGCTCATAGATTTTTGTGTCTTACTTCCAGAACTATATGGTGACAGAAGCTGCACAGCCAATGCACATCAGATACTACATCTTGCAAAGTATGTTCGTCTTTGGGGGCCTCTTTGGACGCATTCCTTATTTGGTTTTGAAAATAAGAATGGACACTTAAAGCATCTATTTCATGGCAAGTCACAGATCGCTAATCAGCTTCTTTTCAATGTTGATGTGAGTTACACACTACAATTAACTTCTGTTTGCAATCCACAGAGAAAAAATATGACTAAACTGAGTGAAAACACATACATTGTTGGAAGACTAGTAGCTTCAAAGCTAACTTCAGAACAATCATTGGTATTATGCCGCACTGGTACCGTACAAGTATTCTTCAGGCTCTTTAAAAATGGTGTAATCTTTCATTGCCGTAAGTACTCACGTGCTTTAACAGGAAAACGAAGAAATACGCACTGTTGTTTCGTTTCTAATGGAGCTGAAGAATTTGGTGAGATTGAACTGTTTATATATGGAACTGAACCTTGTGCCTTAATAAGAAAAAACATACCATTTTCATCAACACTACTACACATGACTGGTAATCCTTCACGAGCGATACTTTCCACGTACATGCAGGCGGACTTACTTAACAATTATATTGTACCAGTTGACGTATCCACTTCTCACTCCCTTGAAGTAGTCTCTTTGAGTAACATTTTGTCTAAAGCTGTTTTTGTCAATGCCTTCAATAGATCGTACTGTGTTAAGCAACCAAATACACTTGAAAGACACTAA